GGATCCTTTTATTTTCGATTGTGTCATTTTGCCTAAGATTTGATATTGCCCTAGGGAAGCTTTTATTTTTTCATCTTTAACTAAGTTTTTCCCAATAGCAGTTCTATCTCGCGTCCCGATGATCAATAAAGTTGGAACCTCTAACCGATCAAATTCATAAACAACAGGTTGTGTAAAGATCATATCAGCCGTTTGTGCATTATTATAGGCAACGCGAGGATAGTCGGGATGCTTTACCCAGCCCGTCAATAAGTAAACCCATTCATCGTAGCTCTCTTTCCATTTATTATCGTAGTAAAAACCTAGCTGATAATCTTTAACAGTTTCATAAGTCACCTTAAGTTCTGCCGCATAATGCTTGTCAATTGACGTATATGGTGCATAAAGTTTCCAATCTTCTAGGCCGATTGGGTTTTCCAAGATGAGCTTTTCCACCAAATCAGGATACATTAACGCGAATCGAGTAGCCAGCATTCCACCCATCGAATGTCCTAAAAGGGATACTTTTTCTATTTTAAGATGATCCAGCAAGGCCTTCGTATTTTCTGCGAGCTGTTGAAAAGTAAATTGATAACGTTCAGGCTTTGCAGACTTTCCGAAACCGATTTGATCGGGAGCAATTACGCGGTATCCATCCTCGGTCAAAGCTTTAATCGTTGTCTTCCAGTAAGCAGCATTAAAGTTTTTCCCGTGTAGAAGTACTACAATTTTACCTTTGGAGTTTCCCTCTGGCGGCACATCCATGTAAGCCATTGGGAGTTC
The DNA window shown above is from Sphingobacterium hotanense and carries:
- a CDS encoding alpha/beta fold hydrolase — protein: MRYIGYCLTLICCLNFTWLAAQEHRKVLDIRLSTYEYPYPVKELLISSQQQELPMAYMDVPPEGNSKGKIVVLLHGKNFNAAYWKTTIKALTEDGYRVIAPDQIGFGKSAKPERYQFTFQQLAENTKALLDHLKIEKVSLLGHSMGGMLATRFALMYPDLVEKLILENPIGLEDWKLYAPYTSIDKHYAAELKVTYETVKDYQLGFYYDNKWKESYDEWVYLLTGWVKHPDYPRVAYNNAQTADMIFTQPVVYEFDRLEVPTLLIIGTRDRTAIGKNLVKDEKIKASLGQYQILGKMTQSKIKGSVLVELKNVGHLPHIEVFDRFIEPLKMFLKK